CGGCAGCGAGCCGCTGCGGATCGGGCATAACCACGTACTGCTTCACATAGCCGCCCAGCACATCGACACCAGCGAGGCCCTTGGTTGTCTTGAGCTGCGGTGCCACGATCCAGTCCTGGACCGTTCGCAGATACGTCGCCTTCTCGATGTCGCTGCGCAGCCGCGTTCCCTCTGGCGTCACGTAGCTGCCATCGGCCTGCAAACCGCTCTTGGCTCCCGCCTCATGCTTGTCCGCGAATTCAACGGTCCACATGTAGATGTCTCCAAGGCCAGTGGCCACCGGTCCAATTTGCGGCGATACGCCAGCAGGCAAGTCCCGCTCTGCAGATCGCAAGCGCTCTGCGACTTGCTGCCGGGCGAAGTAGATATCCGTCTTGTCCGCAAACACTGCCGTCACCTGGGCAAAGCCATGGCGCGTCAGCGAGCGGGTCGATTCCAGTCCCGGGATTCCCGCGAGTGCCGTCTCGATCGGGAAGGTCACCTGCCGTTCCACATCGGCAGGCGAAAGCGCCGGCGCAGACGTGTTGATCTGTACCTGGACATTGGTAATGTCGGGCACCGCGTCAATCGGCAGGCGCGTCAGGGCGACCGCGCCGACCAGTGCTGCCAGCAGGGTCGCAAACAGGACCAGCCAGCGGCGGGTGACGGAGAATGTAACGATGCGAGCGATCATTGCAGGCGCTCTCCCCAGGGGTTTGGTGACCTCGTATCAATCGTCATCGCCGGCACCTTCACCCTTGCCCAGCTCCGCCTTCAACACATAGCTGTTAGCCACGGCGACACGCTCCTCCCCGGCCAGCCCGGACAGGACCGTGACGTAGTTGCCGTTGGCAGGACCGAGCACGACATGCTTGACGGCGAAACCTTCGTTCGTGCGCACGAAGACCGAAGGCTTGTCCTCGATCGTCTGGACTGCATTCTGCGGTACGGCAAGCGCAGCTTTACCGCTCGCATGTTTCATTACCACCGACGCACGTACCGTCTCGCCGACACGCCAGACGCCCTGCGGGTTTGGTAATGTCGCCAGGGCTTGTACCTGCCGGGTCGTGGCATCGATCACCCGCGAGACAAAAGCAATGCGCCCGGTGCCATTACGCGTGGAAGTCACGACATCGACCGGCGCACCTACCTGGACACGACTTGCATCGTCGGGAGACAAGGCCAGCTCGACCGACACTTCGGACAGGTCGGCAACCCGGAAGAGTTCGGTATTCGGGCCAACCACATTGCCAAGCGCAGCCTGGCGAGCGATCACGTAACCTTTGATGGGCGAGCGCACGACCAGGCGGTTCAACGGTCCGCTGCCGCTGCCTCCCACAGCCGCCAGGCGCTGCTCAGCAAGGCGCAAGCGCGCCTGCCCATCGGCAGCCGCAGCCTTGGCGGCGATATAGTCCTGCTCCGCCGATACCTTCTCGCGGTACAGGCGCTCTTCACGCTGCAGGGTTGTTCGCGCCAGGTCGCGTTCCCGTCTTGCCGCTTCCAGGTCTGCCTTGAGCTGGGCCGCGTCTCCGCTTTCAATGACCGCGAGCACGTCGCCACGTTGCACCGGCTCCCCGAGATTCCGGTGCAGCGCCGTGATCCGTCCGCCGACCGACACCGCCACCACCTCGGCACGAGACGGGCTGGCTTCAATCGTCGCCGGCACCTCGATCGAATCGGCGAAGATCTGGCGTACCGGTGCGACCTCGATGTTAGATGCGGCGATCTGCGCATTGGACAGGCGCACGACGTCAGACTCGCGTTTCTCACCCGCCTCGCCTTTCTCGGCCTGTTCGCCTTTTTCTGCCGCCTCGTCCTTGCCGGCCGCTTCGGCTTTCTCCGGCTTTTTCTGCCCGCTCGGGCGTTCCGCTTGCGCACGCGGCTCGGCGCGCTCCCGAGGTGCCTCAGGCGTCTTTGAGCAAGCGGTCAGGCATAGCAGGCTGGCGTAAATCAGGGGACGGTAAAACGTGGGCATCAATCAGTCCTTAGAGATGGGGTCGAAGCGGCCGACCAGTCGGGCGAGGCGGGCACGAGCATCATGGAAGGCGGCCAATGCATCGATGGCGGCTTCTTGTGTTTGCGATAATGAGCGCTCAGCCTCGATCAGGTCGAGTTGCGAGAACTTGCCCTCGGCGTAACCGATGCGGGCAATACGCGCAGCTTCACGTGCAGCAGCCAGCTCGGGGCCATTGGCAGAGGCGGCGCTTGCCCTGGCATTGGCGACGTCAGCGCGGGCAGCATCCAGGCTCTCGGCGATTTCCAGCTCAACCGCTTGACGATCGGCTTCTGCCTTTGTCAGCTCGGCGCGGGCACGGGCTACCTCGGCATTGCCGCGGTTGAACAGCGGAAGCGGAACCGACAGCGCGAGCACCGCCGCGGTGTCGTTGGTCTCCTTCAGCCGACGTGCGCCGGCGCTGACCGTCAGGTCGGGAATGCGAGCACGGCGTGCGGCATCCACTCGCGCGTTGGCGGCGGCCACCTGGGCATCGGCTGCGGCCAGAGATAAGGACGCTCCCGACACTTCGCCCCCGGCCTGGGCGCTGGTGTCATCGAACCAAGGCGCCACGACCACCAGCGGCTCTGTCGCACCGATCAGCCGTGC
This genomic stretch from Massilia putida harbors:
- a CDS encoding efflux RND transporter periplasmic adaptor subunit → MPTFYRPLIYASLLCLTACSKTPEAPRERAEPRAQAERPSGQKKPEKAEAAGKDEAAEKGEQAEKGEAGEKRESDVVRLSNAQIAASNIEVAPVRQIFADSIEVPATIEASPSRAEVVAVSVGGRITALHRNLGEPVQRGDVLAVIESGDAAQLKADLEAARRERDLARTTLQREERLYREKVSAEQDYIAAKAAAADGQARLRLAEQRLAAVGGSGSGPLNRLVVRSPIKGYVIARQAALGNVVGPNTELFRVADLSEVSVELALSPDDASRVQVGAPVDVVTSTRNGTGRIAFVSRVIDATTRQVQALATLPNPQGVWRVGETVRASVVMKHASGKAALAVPQNAVQTIEDKPSVFVRTNEGFAVKHVVLGPANGNYVTVLSGLAGEERVAVANSYVLKAELGKGEGAGDDD